The Fibrobacter sp. UWB2 genomic interval AAAAAAGAGAACCGTTGCCAAAGCAACAGTTCTCTTTTTGAAATGGAGATTCCCGCTCGGTGGCGGGAATGACGTGCAAGACAAGCCGCTCTTTCGTCTCTCCTCTGTAGCGAGCGACGCGAGCGTTCTCTCGTCTAATTATTCTGCGTCCATGTCAGCTTCGTCGATTTCGGCGTTGTGGTAGACTTCCTGAACGTCGTCGTGGTCTTCGAACTTGTCGATGAGCTTGAGGAGCTTGACAGCATCGTCGTGACCGAGCTTGACCGGGTCATTCGGAACGTAGCTGAGTTCTGCACTCATCATTTCGATACCAGCATTTTCGAGAGCCTTGGAAACGGCGTCGAAAGCTTCCGGAGAAGTGGAGATTTCATGAACGCCATCTTCGGTGCTCATGTCTTCTGCGCCAGCTTCGAGAACGAGGTCCATGATCTGGTCTTCCGGATACTTTTCAGCATCGACGACAATCACGCCCTTGTAGGTGAATGCCCAAGAAACGGAACCGGATTCGCCCATGGAACCGTTGTTCTTGTTGAAGATGTTACGGATTTCAGCAACCGTACGGACCTTGTTGTCGGTCATGCACTGCACCATGATAGCGATGCCTGCCGGGCCGCGTCCTTCGTACAGCGGTTCCGTCATTTCGGTACCGGAGTTAGCACCCGTACCCTTGGCAATAGCACTTTCGATGTTCTTGGTCGGCAAGCTCTGGCTCTTGGACTTGAGGATTGCAGCACGGAGACGCGGGTTAGCGTCAGGGTTGCCGCCGCCGAGCTTAGCAGCGATGGAGATTTCCTTGATCAGCTTGTTCCAAGCCTTGGCACGAGCGACGTCGGTTTTGGCTTTCTTGCGTTTGGTGGTGGCCCATTTGGAGTGACCGGACATAATTTACCTCTACTTGAGTTTTGTAATAAAATTTAATAACTATTTTCCATTCATCTTGCAGCGGCGTTTCTGCTTGGCTGTGAGCTTGCGACCCGTGCAATCAAGATCAACCTTCTTGGACTTGAGCTTGGTCTTTTCCGCTTTTTCACGAGCCCTGCGGTCTGCCTCTTCCTGAGCCTTGCGCTCGGCTTCGGCAGCCTTAGCCGCTTGGCGCTTCTGCTGCATATCGACAAGCTTAGTCTTGTCTATAGGAACAGCAGATGCCTTTGTAATTTCACGTTCGTACTTACCGCTCCAGATTCTACCGAGAAGTGAGCCAGACTGGAGAGCATCATCCAAAATGCTCTGGGCCCAGCTGTCATTTGCAGGCGGCAAAAGCTTGAACGACAAGTTGCGAATTCTAGTCGGTTCTTCGTCGTAATAAAGCATCATGTCGAAGAAGCCCACGTTGTATTCTTCGCCATCAGAACCGGCAGCAATCTTGTCCGGGATGTAGGCAAGCACAGCGTAAAGCGCTCTATCGAAAAGAGCCGTTATAAGGACATCAGAATCTCCACCGGGAGCCTGGACTTCACCTTCCGCAAGGAATGCCCACGGAGCCACATCGACTCGGAGCCTGAACTTGTGGAAACCCTTCTCAGCCTTTTTGAGCTTGATCAAGGCGCCAGAGAAAGCCTGGAATTCCGGCTTAATGGAGCCTTCCTGCGCGAACACCATGGCACACGCAAGGAAGATGACCGTTAGAAGTTTTTTCATTTCCCTAATCCAATTCGCTTAATTTATCCTTAGTTCTTGAAGAACAAAGCCTTGGCAGCTTCGAACATCGGATCCTTTTCATCCGGGTTACGGCATTCCGTATAAATACGGACCTTCGGTTCCGTACCGGACGGACGCACGAGCATCCAGGAATCGTCGTCGAAGATGACCTTTACGCCATCGAGCGTGAGGAGCTGCTTCACGGTCTTTTCGTTGTTACCGACCATGACCTTTGCACCCGGCTTAGCGATATCGGCGATAGCGTTGACCTTAGCCTTGAGCGGTTCGCCAACGAGGGACTTGTCGACTTCGAAACCAGAACGGGTCGGATAGAAACGGCCGTATTCTTCGTACAAAGCGTCGAGGTATTCGCCGAGGTTCTTGCCAGTCGTAGCGAGAATTTCGAGAGCGATGAGGAGGCCGAACTGAGCGTCCTTTTCGAGCGTGTTGTTGAGGCCGGAGATACCGTCAGATTCTTCGAATGCGACGAGAGCCTTCTGCTTGGCATTGCGAGAGAGCCACGGGCGGAAGTTCTTGAAGCCCACCGGAGTTTCCATGACAGGAACGCCGAGCTTTTCAGCAATGATGTTCACGAAGTTGGAAGTTGCAACGGACTTAGCCACGCAGCCCTGTTCCTTGCGCCAGGTTGCCATGTAGTGGAATGCGATTGCACCGAACTGGTTCATGTCGATTTCACGAGTGCCGTCGTAGAAACGGATACGGTCGCCATCCGGGTCAAAGATTGCACCGAGACGGAACCAGGACTTGCTTTCGTCGAGAACCTTGCGGACCTTTTCGAGGTTCTTGCTGGACGGTTCCGGAGCGATACCGCCGAACAAAGAATCGTCTTCGTTGCGGAGCGTGATGAGGCATTCCGGATTGTCGAGGAGAGCTGCCGGACGGCGGCGGGTAGAACCATGAACGTGGTCGCACACGAGCGTGAGGCGGCCCTTCTTGATGAATTCCTTAATGCGGTCGAACTTGATCGTGCCCTGCTTGACGAGGAATTCCTTGTAAATCTTGAGGGAGTCGATAATTTCCCAGTCAACCTTGGAGACCGGTTCGAACTTCCAGGTAGCCATCATTTCGTTAGAAAGCTTGGTGATGACGTTCGTGATTTCCGGACCTGCAGGACCGCCGTCTGCCGGGTTGAACTTGATGCCGTTGTAGTGGCTCGGGTTGTGACTCGGAGTCATGTTGATGGAGCAAGCAGCGCCGAGCATTTCGATTGCAGCGGAGAATTCCGGAGTCGGCATTTCGCCACCGTAGTAAACCTTCACGCCAGCCTTTGCAAACTGGTCTGCGACAGCTTCGCAGAATTCGTGACCGAGCAAGCGGTTGTCATGGCCAACGACCACGCCACGCTTCTGGAGTTCAGCAAAATCCTTGACACCCAGAGCAGCGAAGAGTTCCGGAGTTGCTTCCTTGTACAAACGCACAATAGCAGCACCGACAACCTGCAAGTTGCGGAGCGTGAATTCAGAACCGATTTCACCGCGCCAGCCGGAGGTACCAAAGCTGACCTTAGCCGGTTCCTGGGAGGTCAAAGCGACCTGCTTCACGGTTTCAACCAGGTTCATATCGGTAGCCGGGTTGAATTCGGGGGACTGAATCTTTTTCCAAATCTGGGTAATATTTTCCATAGCGGTTCCTTTGTAGTTTTAACGCGCAAAATTTAGAAAAAATCCAGTAGGAAGTAGGAAGTAGACTGTAGGAAGAAACGCCTAAAACAAGGGGTTACAATTCTTGTAAAAAAAAGACTCACTTTTATGTGAGCCTTGACTTTTACCTGTTTCTTAAATTGCAACGACTACTTCGATTTCAAAGCTTCAAGCCGAGCCTTCGCCTCAGCAATTTTCTCTGGGGGCAAGCCCATTGCCTGCATAACGCTTATAGCATCGGCATGACCTTCAGTTTTGCCTTCCGACTAGCCTTCAGCCTTTCCTTCAGTCTTACCCTTGAGAAAATTCTCAGCAATAACGGCATCGTATGCATGCATTTCGTCGAACATGAATTGCTCCATTTTTTTCAAAAGTTCAGGATCCGCATTGCTTACCCGCAGGCGATCCAAAGCATTCTTAAGAAGAGGGTATTCCGATTCGGGGACTTCAAGCGGGCCCCTTGAAATAAGCCTAAGCCAGAAATCTTCACGGGAGTTCACGCCCTTGCGAAGCTTCAAGAACTTAACCAAATCGACTATAATATATTTATTTTTCGGAAACAGCGGCAAGGCCTTCCCCGCCTTTACATCGTGCTTACTATAAAGCATCCACGTATCCTTATAAATCTGCGTTTTTGACGATGTACGGTTTTGTTGTATTATTTTCATTTGCCATTAGCATGTCCTTATAACGGTAAGGAACATCCCCTACCCGTTACATTAACACGCTTTTGACGCCTACGGCGTCCGCGGCTGCACTCGGTCATAGAAAAATGCAAGCATTTTTCTGCGACTCTCGTTTTGCACGCTTTTTTGCTCCGTTTGGCCCAAAACTTTTTTGAATTCGAGTAAAATGATTTTAACACAGACAACAAAACAATTTCGGATAAAGTTAATTTTTCAGCACTAAGCCGGGGCGTTACGGGCCGGCGACTGAGGGCCCGTTCGAGGGGGTGGAGAGCAACGAAGTGCGAACCAGGGGGATCCCTCCCCCACCAATCTTAACTAGATTGCCGCGTCGCTACGCTCCTCGCAATGACGTTTTTTCAAGCTACAGCTCTTGATTTACAAGCCTTTAATTTCGCCATATTTTTCACTCGTCTTTCGTCTCTAGTCTCTCGTCTATACTATATTTAGGTTACTATGCAAATTACAAACGCTTCTCAACTTACTGGTGTTTTCCCCGCGTTGTTCACCCCGCTCAAGAACGACGATCCTAAGAACCTTCGCAACTCCATCGACTACAAGAAGATGGGGCAGATGATTGACGATGTTATTGCAGCTGGTGCAAGTGGTGTGCTCCCCGCCGTGACGACGGGCCAGAGTGCAACGGTCTCTCCGCAGCAGCACTTGGATATCATTAAGTTCACGCTCGACTACGTTGACGGTCGCGTTCCTGTGATTGCAGGCGCAGGCTCCAACTGCACGCGCGAATCTATCGAGATGATCGAAAACGTTTTGAAGATTGCTCCGGTGGCGGTCCTCTGCGTCACTGGCTACTACAACAATCCGCCGCAGGAAGGCTTGCTCAAGCACTACCAGACGCTCAGTAGCGAAACGGGTGCAAAGATTGTTATTTACAACGTTCCGGGCCGTACCTCCAGCTATGTCCATCCGGACACCTTGATTGCTCTTGCCGAAGACAAGAACATCATCGGTCTCAAGCAGGCGGTTGAATTTGGTTTTGGCGAAAAGTTCCACGAAGACACGATGCGCGTCATCAAGGAAACAAAGGGCAAGGACTTCGCCGTGATGAGCGGTGAAGACGGTCTCTTTGCTGACCTCCTCGAAATGGGCGGCACGGGTATCGTGAGCGCAACGGGCAACATCCCGGAAGCTTGCAAGACTTTCGTTGACCTCTACAAGGCTTTCCAGGCTGACGACAAGGACAAGGCTCACAACTTGCAGAAGGCTGCTCGTGACTATATCGACGCCACGTTCTGCCGCAAGAACCCGATTCCTCTCGGAACGCTCTTCAACAGCCCGTTGTTCCAGCCGCTCGTAAGCGTGAAGGACACGGCTAACGGTGCTGACGCTGTTGCCCGCATCATGAAGCTCATCGACGAGAAGGCAACCAGCTTGAAGAAGTATCACGCCTAATAGGCAGTAGGAAGACTTTTTAACAGGAGAATCACAATGGCTAAGAATGAAAAATCCGTTACCGACTTGGTCTGCGAACACATCAAGAAGCAGAAGCTTCTCCCGATTCCGGTGCAGACTCTGAACGAAGAAGCCGAAGCTACTCGCTACTTCGGTGGCGACCTCAAGGAATTCTTGGCAGCAGCCAAGACTCTCGGCGCAAAGGGAATCTTCGTTGAAACACTTTATCTGGAAGACGACGAATTCTACTACGACAGCGGCATCGATGACGAAGAATACCTCGCCATGAACGGCGCTGACGGTAGCTGCACTTGCGGCTGCGGTGACAACTGCGACTGCAAGAAGGGCGACAAGAAGAAGTCCAAGAAGGCTGACGACGACAAGGTCGACGGCGTGTTCCTTGAACCGGAAGACCTCGACGGTCTTGACCTCTCCCTCCTCCGTCCGGAAATTGCAAAGTTCCTCGACCGTGTGGGCGAATGCTGCGGCGTGCGCTTGACGGTTCCGGGTGTGGACCACCTCGAAGTCGAAATCTTCGCTGACTGGTACGACGAATTCGCAGAACTCGTGGACGAAGCTTCGGAAATCATCGAAGAAGATCCGAACGGCGCTCTCGAACAGGTCGAAGCCATGTTCAAGGAAGCCGAAAAGGCTGCTAAGGAAGAAGACAAGAGCGTGAAGAAGATTTCGGCACATCCCCCGAAAAAATCTAAGAAGTAATCTTAAGTAATCTTCGACTTTAGACAAAGTATTGACGCGAGTTCCGTTTCGGGACTCGCGTTTTTTTGTGCGTGAGACGCGCGGCATTTCCCCCCAAAAAATCTCGTGGCATTTCCGACGCTTGCAGGCATCAAACGAAATTAATTCAATATGCAAAAACGCTCCCCGACGGGGAGCGTTTTTACAGTCTTTAGGAGGAGAGACTTATTACTTCACGGCGACGCGCTGCATAAAGTTGCCCTGCTTCACCATGTAGATGCCAGCGTTCTTGAAGTTAGCCTTCAGAACCTGGGCGACAGAGGCGCCAGCGTCGAGCTTCACAGTACCGAGGAAACGGCCCTGCATGTCGAACACCTGGAAGTTGCCGCTCTTGAGTTCCATCTTCGGGGCAGCAATGAGACCAATCGTCTGGCTGCTAGAAGATTCAACCTTTGCTTCGGAAGAGCTGGATTCCGGTTCCGGCTGCGGAAGCGGATGAGCCTTATCGGTCATCTTGAAGTAGGTCACGTCGAAGGATCCCGAGCCACCACCGGCTTCCACGAGCACCTTGGCTTCGTACATCTTCCCCATCTTCATGCCGAGTTCTTCCCACTTCTTCATGTGGGCAGTGATGTCGATATGGCCGCAAGAACGAGCACTCTTACGAACGCTGAAGTATTGCGGGAAGGTCTGCGTACCCTTAATGGAGGGCTGCTGGACACGGGTATTCTGCCAGATTTCGTAGGTGTCACCATCAACCGTAAATTCACCCTTTCTCTGGCCGAGGAGGTTTGCACCCGGCTTATTGAACCAGTCATCAACAATGTAGTATTCTACGAGCGGATCCACCGTCCAGCCATAGATACCGATGTAGTTGTAGCCACCAGCACTACCCTGCTTGCTCCACTTGTAGTAGGCATCGATAGGGCCAAGTTCTTCGTAAGTGTGCTTTTCATCATACTTGAAACCGACACGAGCAAGGAAGTCGTTGGTACCATTCCAGCTTGCCTTATAAGTACCGTTGTCGTAGAACGTCATGGAGTTGTTACCACCCTGATACCAAATTTCATAGTGGTACGGAGAGCTGCCGACGTTACCCGTCACGCTAGAGTTGTTCTGACCCTGAGTTCTCGTTTCTTTGCCTTCATGGCCCATAACGTCCTTGCAGGCGTCAATTTTACCAGAAACGTTGCCGTTACCCTTAGAGGAACTGGATTTCGGTGCATCCGTAGAAGAGCTAGACTTCACAGAAGAGGAAGAAACCGGATCAGAGCCGTTTTTCACATAGACCTTGGCATGCGGGAAGTCCATGTGACCACCGCGGACTTCGCCATTCACGTTACCAGCTTCACCAAGCACCTTGGCTTCGTAGAGCTTACCCATGGACATGCCCATCTTTTCCCACTGTCTCATGTGTTCGGAAATATTGATGGTACCGCAATCGCGCGGAGAGGTACGAACGCTGAAATACTGATAGAACGTCACGTTACCGCTGTTCTTAATAGCCGGACCTGTACGGGTATTGCGATAAACCGTATAAGTACCGCCGTCAACCGTAATGGTACCCTTTCTTTCGTTACCAATCCAGCTACCCGGCATGTCATTGGCGAGGGTGTTATCAATCACGTAGTATTCGACCAACTGGCTAGGCGTTCCAGAAACACCTTCCATCCAGCCATAGATACCGATATAAGAGTAACCCACATTCTGGGCACCGCTCTTCACAAGCTTGAACTCGGCAATCATATCACCACCAAGTTCCTTGTAGGTCTTGTTACTGCCGAGGGAAAGGCCCGCACGGCAAAGATAGTCCTTAGCACCAGTGATATTGCAGTCCATGGAACCGTCACTATAGAATGTAGCGCTACCACCATGGCCGTTTTCATCCCAAAGTTCGTAACCGATATCGCCGATTTTACCAGTTTGGTTCGAAGTAATCGTTACCTTTTGGCCGGAATGTTGCGCATTGCTGCAGAAATCCTGAGCAAAAGCTGTCGTCGCCATTCCCAAAGCCATTGCGAAAACAACGCTAGACTTGGTCACACTAAATGTTTTCATATGATACTCCTCACATTTTAGTTATGCTGAACATAATATATGAGTGACAGATGAAAAAAGACCGACATTAAACAAATGTTTGTTGTTTAGAAAAACAACGACAATAAGTTTACATTATAAGACCGCTCGGCTCTTTTGAAATACAAGACTCCGTACTCGCCTCGCTCTCGCCTTCACGACCCGTCAACACGGGTCGCTTCGGGCTCACGGATACGACCGCTCAGCATAAAAAAAGCCCCTTCCCGGGAACTCCAGAAAGAGGCTAAAACGACTTTTGGGAACAAAAGTTCCGCTTTTGTAAGGTTTATTGATTATTCTTCGGTTTCCGTCGGGCCGATTTCCTGCTTTTCAGCATCGTCCTTGACAACGGAATCGTCATCGACTTCTACGCCCTTAACCTTGTCGAAAGTTTCCTTGGCATCGGCGCTATCTTGTTCGATATCTTCGACGCTCGGGAGTGCAGTTGCATCCTTCACGACGTCGCCATCGCGCAGCGTAATTGCCTTGACGCCCTGGGCATTGCGGCCCGTGAGGCGGATATCGGCAGCCTTGATGCGGATGACCTGACCGTCCTTACTTGTGATGATCAAATCGTAATCGTCAGCAACGCTTTCGACGAACACGGCGGCACCAATCTTGTCTGTAACGTTCAAGTTGCGGACACCCTTGCTACCACGGCGGGTCACACGGTAAGAGCCCGGTTCAGAACGCTTGCCATAACCCTTTTCGGTGATGGTCAAGATCTTGTTGCCGGCCTTGAGCCACAGGAGCGAAATGACTTCGTCGCCTTCGGCGAGCGTAATGCCCTTCACGCCGTGCGTGCCACGACCCATAGCGCGGAAGCAGCTAATCGGGAACGTGACGGCCTGACCGTTCTTAGTCGCAATCATCAAAAGATCCTTCGGGATCGGGCGGTTGGCGAATTCTTCAGCATCGCCAGATTCAGATTCTTCGGCAATAGCGGCTTCGGCAGCCTGAGCTTCAGCGGCGTTTTCAACGGCTTCTGCGGAATCGTCGTCAGAAGCATTCTTGCTCGCTTCGTATTCTTCGGCAGACATGCCCACGAGCTGGACCTTGACCAATTCATCGTCTTCATCGAGGCTAATGGCATTGACGCCAGCCTTACGCGGACGGCTAAAGAGCGTGAGGTCCATCTTGTTGATGATACCCTTCTTGGTCGCAAACACGAGGCAGAAGTATCCACCGAACTTGCGCACCGGCACAATCGCCTGCACCTTTTCGCCTTCCGTGAGAGCGACAAAGTTCACAATCGGGCGGCCCTTGCCATTGCGGGCGCCTTCCGGCAAGCGGTAAACCTTCGTCCAGTAGACACGGCCCTTGTTCGTAAACACGAGCAAGTAGCTGTGCGTGCTAGCCGTGAAGATCTGTTCCACGTTGTCTTCGTCCTTGAGGCCTGCACCGATGATGCCTTTACCACCGCGGTTCTGAGCCTTGAACGTATCAATCGGGAGGCGACGGATGTAGCCTTCCTTACTGAGCGTGATGACCTGTTCTTCTTCGGCAATGAGGTCTTCATCATCGCTATCATCAATAGCTTCGCCAATCGTCGTACGGCGTTCATCGCCATACTTGGCCACAACGGCATCGAGCTTTTCGAGCATGATGGCAATGCGGCGTTCGCGTTTTTCCAAGATGTCCTTCAAGTCAGCAACTGTTGCAATGAGTTCGTTGTATTCGGCTTCCAACTTTTCAATGTTCAAGCCGACCAACTGAGCAAGGCGCATATCAACGATGGCCTGAGACTGGATTTCATCGAGCGAGAAGCGGTCCTGCAAGCTCTGCTTTGCAATTTCGGTCGTCTTGCTCTGGCGAATAATCTTCACGACTTCATCGATGTTCTGCGTTGCAATACGCAAGCCTTCAATGATATGGAGGCGAGCTGCAGCCTTCTTCAAGTCGAACTGCGTTGCACGCGTAATCACATCGAGGCGGTGGTCAATGTAGACCTGCAAAAGATCCTTGAGCGTAAGGAGCTTCGGGAGGTTATTGACGAGTGCCAAGTTGTAAATGCTGAACGTCGTCTGGAGCTGCGTGTACTTGAACAAGTTATTCAAGACAACTTCACCAACGGCATCACGGCGGAGTTCAATCACAATGCGGATGTCACGGCTCGATTCATCGCGGATGTCCGTAATGCCATCGATACGCTTGTCGCGGACGAGGTCTGCAATCTTCTTGCAGAGTTCGGCCTTGTTCACCATGTACGGGATTTCGGTGACGATGATGCGCGGTTTGCCCTTTGCATCCGTTTCAATTTCGGTACGGGCGCGCACACGCACACGGCCATGACCCGTGAGGTAAGCTTCGCGAATGCCAGAACGGCCACAGACAATAGCACCTGTCGGGAAGTCCGGGCCCTTCACATATTCCATGAGGTCTTCGCCAGTCAAGTCTGGATTTTCAGCCAAAGCATGGATAGCGGCACCGACTTCGCGCAAGTTGTGCGGAGCCATATTCGTCGCCATACCTACTGCAATACCCGATGTTCCGTTCACAATCATGTTCGGGAGCGCAGACGGGAGCACCAGCGGTTCTTCGAGCGATTCATCGTAGTTCGGGCCCATGTCGACCGTCTCTTTTTCGAGATCTTCGAGCATAAGGGCGCCAAGGTTGTTCATCTTCGCTTCGGTATAACGCATGGCAGCCGGGCTGTCACCATCAATAGAACCGAAGTTTCCCTGACCAAACACCAGCGGATAGCGCAACGAGAAATCCTGCGCCATACGGGCAAGAGTATCGTAAACAGCAACGTCACCATGCGGGTGGTACTTACCGATAACATCACCCACGATACGGGCGGACTTGACCGTTCCCTTGTTCGGAACCACGCCCAACTTGTGCATACTGTACATCACACGGCGGTGCACCGGCTTAAAGCCATCGCGGGCATCCGGCAATGCACGAGCGACAATAACGCTCATCGAGTAGCGAAGATAGCAGTCCTGCATGTCTTGTTCGACAAGACTCTTGAACTGCGATCCAGGTACCATTTCTTCAGACATTAGTTAACCTCAAATTAGTGGGAAGTAAAATCATCACTTCCCAGCATTTCACTTATCACTTCCAAACTTTCTTCATCGGTCTGGTCTATGCGGTGCGGTGTGATTGTCGCATAGCCCTTATCTAGCAAGTTGTCGTCCGAGCCCTCAGGAGCCATCGACCACAGCTTTTCACCATCCAAAAACCACAAGCCATCCTTGTGATCGTAGTGGTCGGTAAACATACCACGGTCCATCGTGCAAGCCTTAAATCCAAGGAATTCATCTTCCTTGATTTTCGGGAAATTCACATTCCAGAAGACACCCTTGGAAATTTTCTTGAACAGGTTCTCAGAAACAATCTTGCGTGCAAAATCAATCGCCACCTGCAACAGGTTGCCTTTCAATCCACGGAGAGAAAGCGCCACCGCAGGCACGCCCCAAAGGGCCGCTTCGCGAGCTCCGGCAACCGTCCCCGAATATAGCGACGACACACCGGAATTTTCGCCCACATTAACTCCCGAAAAACATACATCAAAGCCTTCGGGAACAATCGTGTTATCATTAAGGCCGTAATTGGCAAAATGCCCCACAGCAAACTTCACGCAGTCCGCAGGAGTGCCCGAGACCGAATAAACCTCGTACGGCAACTTCGCCTTCCCCGGGACAGATTCAACATGCTGGACGCGCAACCCGCGACGAATCGTAAAGGCGTGACCGACACCACTCTGTTCGTCTTCAGGCGCAAAAACATAGACATCGGAAACCTCGCTCAAAGCAAGAGCGAGAGCATGCAGATTGACACTACCAACGCCATCGTCGTTAGTGATCAATACCCTAGTTTTCCGTAATTGTTCCATTTATATGCAATTTAGAAAAATGGGTGACAAAATTGTTTCAAAATCCTTAAAAACACGCGAAAAAAGCCACTTTCGGCTACATTTTCCCGTCCAAAGCATTTAGCAGGGAATCAAGGCGCAAAGTGAGCTTTTTAGCCCCCAGACAGCACAGGTGGTCGTAATCATTTGCCACCCTCCCCACATAGTCATGACTGCCCATTTTGTTTTCATCCATCAGCACAAAATTCTTGTCCGTTTCAGCCAATTCTTCAAGCCGTTTCAAGAGCATCTCTGCAGTCGAGCGACGCATGCCATGCCGCCCATAACTCCCCGTATTTCGGTAATACGGACTAATCGGGAAAACCACCCCCACGACAACGACATTCTGCCTTTTAGCAATTTCCAATATTCGCGAAAGTTCCGAAAAATTCGATTCATAGCGAGCCCCGTCATCGTACGCCGTGCTATCCTCCAAAATTTCAACAACCCCTTTGCCATCAGACGCCCAATCTTCCACGCAAGCTATAGACAGCCATCCGCGACTATCACACATCTGCTTATATTCACGATCTTCATCGGCCAACTTCGATTTTGCAATTTCCATGACACGGTTTACAAACAAGCTATCTACGCCATCACGCCAAAACTGATGATGCATATCGTACTGAAATCCAGCCGCATCTCCAAAATTCACCTGAATGGCGTCCATCGAGTCGCATTCGTTCCAAAGATCAAAATCCATTCCTATCACTAGATATTTCAGTTCCTTTGCATGTAACGAGACATAGTTTTCATAAAGGTATTCCATGCAATGCAAATCACACGGGACTGTAGACAAGTTAATAGCAAAGTGTTGTAACATTTCTGGATTAATGCCAGACATCGTATGAGAATTGCCCATGCAGACAACTTCCGCAGAATCGCGATACTCCCACAAAAGTGAAATTTTTTGAGCAAGGATATGCGTATACTGGCCTTCGTTGGCATAATAAGCGCCTAGGCTATCATAATTCCACGAATACGATTTTGTCGATTGAGAAGAAACCGGCTCAGAATCCGAGCAACCGGAAACAAGCAAAAGCAAGAACATCACCAAACCAACAAAGAACTTCATACTCGCAAAATATATTTTTCTATCATTATATGCATGTACACGGAACCTAAATTTTTAGCAATGAAAGAGCCCTCCAAGTTCAAGAGGCTCGCTGAACTTTTAAGAGTCATTATTTTGCAATTAGGCGATGACGTACCACGCGCCC includes:
- a CDS encoding phosphomannomutase produces the protein MENITQIWKKIQSPEFNPATDMNLVETVKQVALTSQEPAKVSFGTSGWRGEIGSEFTLRNLQVVGAAIVRLYKEATPELFAALGVKDFAELQKRGVVVGHDNRLLGHEFCEAVADQFAKAGVKVYYGGEMPTPEFSAAIEMLGAACSINMTPSHNPSHYNGIKFNPADGGPAGPEITNVITKLSNEMMATWKFEPVSKVDWEIIDSLKIYKEFLVKQGTIKFDRIKEFIKKGRLTLVCDHVHGSTRRRPAALLDNPECLITLRNEDDSLFGGIAPEPSSKNLEKVRKVLDESKSWFRLGAIFDPDGDRIRFYDGTREIDMNQFGAIAFHYMATWRKEQGCVAKSVATSNFVNIIAEKLGVPVMETPVGFKNFRPWLSRNAKQKALVAFEESDGISGLNNTLEKDAQFGLLIALEILATTGKNLGEYLDALYEEYGRFYPTRSGFEVDKSLVGEPLKAKVNAIADIAKPGAKVMVGNNEKTVKQLLTLDGVKVIFDDDSWMLVRPSGTEPKVRIYTECRNPDEKDPMFEAAKALFFKN
- a CDS encoding glycoside hydrolase family 11 protein; translated protein: MKTFSVTKSSVVFAMALGMATTAFAQDFCSNAQHSGQKVTITSNQTGKIGDIGYELWDENGHGGSATFYSDGSMDCNITGAKDYLCRAGLSLGSNKTYKELGGDMIAEFKLVKSGAQNVGYSYIGIYGWMEGVSGTPSQLVEYYVIDNTLANDMPGSWIGNERKGTITVDGGTYTVYRNTRTGPAIKNSGNVTFYQYFSVRTSPRDCGTINISEHMRQWEKMGMSMGKLYEAKVLGEAGNVNGEVRGGHMDFPHAKVYVKNGSDPVSSSSVKSSSSTDAPKSSSSKGNGNVSGKIDACKDVMGHEGKETRTQGQNNSSVTGNVGSSPYHYEIWYQGGNNSMTFYDNGTYKASWNGTNDFLARVGFKYDEKHTYEELGPIDAYYKWSKQGSAGGYNYIGIYGWTVDPLVEYYIVDDWFNKPGANLLGQRKGEFTVDGDTYEIWQNTRVQQPSIKGTQTFPQYFSVRKSARSCGHIDITAHMKKWEELGMKMGKMYEAKVLVEAGGGSGSFDVTYFKMTDKAHPLPQPEPESSSSEAKVESSSSQTIGLIAAPKMELKSGNFQVFDMQGRFLGTVKLDAGASVAQVLKANFKNAGIYMVKQGNFMQRVAVK
- the gyrA gene encoding DNA gyrase subunit A, which produces MSEEMVPGSQFKSLVEQDMQDCYLRYSMSVIVARALPDARDGFKPVHRRVMYSMHKLGVVPNKGTVKSARIVGDVIGKYHPHGDVAVYDTLARMAQDFSLRYPLVFGQGNFGSIDGDSPAAMRYTEAKMNNLGALMLEDLEKETVDMGPNYDESLEEPLVLPSALPNMIVNGTSGIAVGMATNMAPHNLREVGAAIHALAENPDLTGEDLMEYVKGPDFPTGAIVCGRSGIREAYLTGHGRVRVRARTEIETDAKGKPRIIVTEIPYMVNKAELCKKIADLVRDKRIDGITDIRDESSRDIRIVIELRRDAVGEVVLNNLFKYTQLQTTFSIYNLALVNNLPKLLTLKDLLQVYIDHRLDVITRATQFDLKKAAARLHIIEGLRIATQNIDEVVKIIRQSKTTEIAKQSLQDRFSLDEIQSQAIVDMRLAQLVGLNIEKLEAEYNELIATVADLKDILEKRERRIAIMLEKLDAVVAKYGDERRTTIGEAIDDSDDEDLIAEEEQVITLSKEGYIRRLPIDTFKAQNRGGKGIIGAGLKDEDNVEQIFTASTHSYLLVFTNKGRVYWTKVYRLPEGARNGKGRPIVNFVALTEGEKVQAIVPVRKFGGYFCLVFATKKGIINKMDLTLFSRPRKAGVNAISLDEDDELVKVQLVGMSAEEYEASKNASDDDSAEAVENAAEAQAAEAAIAEESESGDAEEFANRPIPKDLLMIATKNGQAVTFPISCFRAMGRGTHGVKGITLAEGDEVISLLWLKAGNKILTITEKGYGKRSEPGSYRVTRRGSKGVRNLNVTDKIGAAVFVESVADDYDLIITSKDGQVIRIKAADIRLTGRNAQGVKAITLRDGDVVKDATALPSVEDIEQDSADAKETFDKVKGVEVDDDSVVKDDAEKQEIGPTETEE
- a CDS encoding dihydrodipicolinate synthase family protein — translated: MQITNASQLTGVFPALFTPLKNDDPKNLRNSIDYKKMGQMIDDVIAAGASGVLPAVTTGQSATVSPQQHLDIIKFTLDYVDGRVPVIAGAGSNCTRESIEMIENVLKIAPVAVLCVTGYYNNPPQEGLLKHYQTLSSETGAKIVIYNVPGRTSSYVHPDTLIALAEDKNIIGLKQAVEFGFGEKFHEDTMRVIKETKGKDFAVMSGEDGLFADLLEMGGTGIVSATGNIPEACKTFVDLYKAFQADDKDKAHNLQKAARDYIDATFCRKNPIPLGTLFNSPLFQPLVSVKDTANGADAVARIMKLIDEKATSLKKYHA
- a CDS encoding YebC/PmpR family DNA-binding transcriptional regulator, producing the protein MSGHSKWATTKRKKAKTDVARAKAWNKLIKEISIAAKLGGGNPDANPRLRAAILKSKSQSLPTKNIESAIAKGTGANSGTEMTEPLYEGRGPAGIAIMVQCMTDNKVRTVAEIRNIFNKNNGSMGESGSVSWAFTYKGVIVVDAEKYPEDQIMDLVLEAGAEDMSTEDGVHEISTSPEAFDAVSKALENAGIEMMSAELSYVPNDPVKLGHDDAVKLLKLIDKFEDHDDVQEVYHNAEIDEADMDAE